The DNA sequence tatatatattattagattatgaTTGCTGGTTGCCGCGCAGCTTGCAATTGGTATAcggaaatatcatttcttattttcagCCTTAATTTGTAGCTTTCATTGTAATTAGCACCCATGGGCCATGTCCTCCTGAGATCtaagatataaatttaaaaaaagaaggtaaTTTCAACGCTTTCTTTTCTTGAGATCCAAAAACCGATATGATGATCAAACACTAAAGAAAGCTAACAAACATGCAAAAATGCAATGCAAATGAGgtcactataacaattaaataaaaccGATAAGTTGTGTGTCATTGCCCATTAATCGTCACTGAAAATAGACTCTCGCATGTACGAAATTTTCTTCCCACATTCATAAGTTGATGTACTTCACATGAGGACTCAATCAAATCCTTcataaatcctttttttttttttctttgtttctttcccTCTACAATCAAGTAAAATCCAAGCAACAACACCTTCATATGCATTATTTGCATCGTCAGATTTACACACTATCCTTACAACTTGACTTAAAACCTTAGCACGAAACCAAAGGCTGTGCTTCCAAAATCAGCCCCTCCCGGCATTACCATGTCTGTGGTTTCTAAAGTGGCTAAGAAGCGCTTGTGCCTGCAAGTAACCAAACACTCAGTTAAATTAGTCTATATATGCAAGGAAGAAATAGCAACATCATCAGCAGCTGTATACCTTTTCTTTGGCCCTAGGGGTGCCTGACTGTGACAATGCCACCAGTGGTGGGACAGCTCCTTCTTGGAGCACCATACTGTGAAATCTACTACTAGTTGTACAAAGATGTAAAAGAGCAGCAGCTGCATTCTCCTTCCCTCTAGCAGAACCCAACTCAACAACCTCTACCAGGACAGGGATCCCGCCCTCCTGACCAATCGCAGTTCGTCCCTCAGGAATTGTTGCAAGATTTGCCAAAACAGCTACTGCCTTGTCAACCATTCCAGCCGCTGGATCCATCAACTCCACAAGGTACTTTACAGCACCAGCTTGCACAATTCGGGCCTTGTTTTCATGAAATATTGACAAATTAAACAAAGCTGTCGCTGCATCTTTCTTCCCTCTAGGAGTTCCGTTCCCTAATAAATCAACCAGAGGAGCGATTGCGCCAGACCGTCCAATCCTGACCTTGTTATCCTCAATCACCGACAGGCTAAATAGAGTGGCAGCTGAGTTCTCCCGTGCCTCAGGACTCCCTCTCTCAAGAACATAAATCAGAGGTTCAATTGCATTAGCATTAGCAATCGCAGTTTTGTTGTTATCATTGATTGATAAGTTAAGAAGTGCTGTAACTGCATTTTCCTGAATCTTGGTGTCTGTTGAGCACAGCAAGTCGACCAACATACTAATGGCCCCACAGCTAGCAATTACAATCCGATTATCCATGTTGTGCTTGGCAAGTAACCGGAGCCCAGCAGTTGCCTCTCTTTGAGTATCAAGCGAAGTGCTCTTCAAGTCATCAACCAGCTTCCGCACTTGGGTTTCAATGCCAGAAAGATCAGCTCTTGTTTCAGAAACAGGAGAGGATAACAATCTTGGACCAAACCTCTCTGATGGTCGACGCCAGATTGTTTGGCTTCGAGACCTGGTCTCCAATCTAGAAGGGAACTCAGGTTCTCTATGTGTTAAGGTCAAGGTGGCAGCTTGTGGCTCTGGTTTCATCTCTCCTGATGCATCACTGCTATAGCCAGTGAGATTGGCAGATATATGTGAAGCCTCATCCACATCTCCTGATgttctttgagaaaaatttGCACCAGAAAGCACGCTGGAGGCAGAGGCAGTTCTATTATGGCTCTGAGATGACTGCTCAGTCCCAATAGAATTAGAAAATTGTTCTCCAGATAACGAAGTAGTGGGTTGGCAAACTGAATCCATAGTCCTTTCGTCTGAGTTAGCAGACCTGTCTTCAGAACTTGTAAGTGATATTCTTGCAATTTCCATATCCTGCCCATTCCCGACTACACCAGTGAAGGAACCCTCTGATGAAGATCGAGGATGCAAAGGAGAAGTTCCCTCTCGATGGCCTCCACCGGACGAGATCAAGTTTTTACTGGGAGAATCCATAGATGGACTTGACTCAAGTGATATTGGTTGGTTGCCCCTGGAATGAGGAAAGACAGGTGACTCCCTGGTTGCACCAGACTCTGTGTTCCCGAGAAGGGACAATGGTGAGTTTAAGCTCATAGATTTCAGGGGATCAGGCAGCTTCACATTGTTTGACTCGCACCAGTTTGCAATTAGTGCCTTTACAGTGTAATTAGGTATTAGATTGGGGTGAGCAAGAGTCTGCCGCGTCTTAGGACAGACTGTGAGACCAAGATCAatccatttttttatgaaagccCGCTCATAGGTTTGCCCTGAAGACACAATGACAGGATCGGTCATCAGCTCAAGGGAGAGAGGACAGCAGAAATCAGCAGGTATCTGTACCGGGCTACAGCTCTGGGATTGCTTTATCATAATAAGGCGATCATGCATGCGAGTAACAACACTGATAATCTGATCAATATATTCAGCTTCCCCTGTCTTTTCGGCTTGTTCagcattttccttcaatttttcaaGGGCTACAGCCTCAATGAGAATCTCCTGGTTTGACCTCAAGCTCAGGCTCTCGGCAATTTTCACCAGGATCTCTGAGCTAGGTCCAACACCCTCCGCTTGATCTCTTATAGCTTCTTTAATGACAGATGATGTTTGTTCATATCCCTTGTGCTTAATTTTCTGAATACAGTGCTGCAATTAAACATAATGAGTATTAGACatcataaaagaatttaattcatGCATCTTCCCGATTCTAGAAATGTAACCTAGTGGGTCACCCAGACAAAGAGAGGGATATGCTCTAATCTGTAACAGAATGAAAAGCAGGTAAAATGTAAGTCTCTTTTCCCCTCATATGCTACCTCAAGAGATGCTGAACTCAATTCATCAGGGAGATGTTCAAGTGAAGCCTTCAGAAGCTGGAAAATGTCGAGACCAGAAGTCCGAATCTTTGATATCAACGGTTCAATTTGCAGAATCTAGACATCATGCAAAGGAAAAGATGGTTAGAAACTTTGTTTCCCCAAAGCACCcaaaaaatctatattataaCTTTGTGTGAAGCAGTCAATGCCAACATAAACAGATCATAAGTGCACATTTTATGGAtccttctatttttatttctctgATGTTTAATCATACTGTGGAATTAAGTATGAAGCTAGATGCCCACCATTTCAAATATTGCCCTCTTGCGAAAGAACCTTTCCAGTAAAgtaaaagtctttttttttccaacaagtAAGTTAAGTAAAATTCCTTTACAATCCCCAAAAATCACTCTTAAGAGAAAGATACATCAGAAGATCCGGCTAACGAGGCCTCAAGAAATGGAAGATTAATAGACAAAGTTTAATAAACTAAAAGAATACATGCATGCGTGCTACATTCCTTGTTTCCTCTCTTTGTTGCACATATATGCACACTAGCGGCAACACAACATCCACCACTGCCAAATCAACTTCACAACTCTCACCACCATCACTATTGTCGTCAGCATCATTACCACAAACAAAAATGCCTATAGCAGTACTGCTCTCATTACTTCTGCCAGTGTAGCTACCTCCAGCAATTTGTTAATGCCACACCACTATCATGTACAACCTTTACCACCATTACTACCACGAACTTCTGAAACTTTTCTGAGCGATCAGTTCACTTTATCCAACTCATTTACTACACCCTCTGCTAAGATCATCAAATCCCAACACCCAGTGCTTTTATAGAACATACAAAACAGGACCGAcaaagggagagaaagagagagtgaaaatgattaattaaaggACAAAACTTACATGGGTTCCAGGCCGGAATTTCCATCTA is a window from the Juglans regia cultivar Chandler chromosome 7, Walnut 2.0, whole genome shotgun sequence genome containing:
- the LOC109013880 gene encoding U-box domain-containing protein 4-like — its product is MEISLLKVFLNNISSFFRLSSCDNLNSEPVLKYYQKAEEILKLLKPVLDVIVDSEIASDEVLIKAFEELSRSVEESRELFENWQSLSSKVYFILQIEPLISKIRTSGLDIFQLLKASLEHLPDELSSASLEHCIQKIKHKGYEQTSSVIKEAIRDQAEGVGPSSEILVKIAESLSLRSNQEILIEAVALEKLKENAEQAEKTGEAEYIDQIISVVTRMHDRLIMIKQSQSCSPVQIPADFCCPLSLELMTDPVIVSSGQTYERAFIKKWIDLGLTVCPKTRQTLAHPNLIPNYTVKALIANWCESNNVKLPDPLKSMSLNSPLSLLGNTESGATRESPVFPHSRGNQPISLESSPSMDSPSKNLISSGGGHREGTSPLHPRSSSEGSFTGVVGNGQDMEIARISLTSSEDRSANSDERTMDSVCQPTTSLSGEQFSNSIGTEQSSQSHNRTASASSVLSGANFSQRTSGDVDEASHISANLTGYSSDASGEMKPEPQAATLTLTHREPEFPSRLETRSRSQTIWRRPSERFGPRLLSSPVSETRADLSGIETQVRKLVDDLKSTSLDTQREATAGLRLLAKHNMDNRIVIASCGAISMLVDLLCSTDTKIQENAVTALLNLSINDNNKTAIANANAIEPLIYVLERGSPEARENSAATLFSLSVIEDNKVRIGRSGAIAPLVDLLGNGTPRGKKDAATALFNLSIFHENKARIVQAGAVKYLVELMDPAAGMVDKAVAVLANLATIPEGRTAIGQEGGIPVLVEVVELGSARGKENAAAALLHLCTTSSRFHSMVLQEGAVPPLVALSQSGTPRAKEKAQALLSHFRNHRHGNAGRG